Proteins found in one Brachyspira murdochii DSM 12563 genomic segment:
- a CDS encoding glycoside hydrolase family 32 protein, whose protein sequence is MNLVSKIFKEAIIKKENEYLAKNNKDKWRLNFHIMPPVGWLNDPNGLSYFKGIYNIFFQYSPFETEGGLKFWGHYQTKDLINYKYVGVSIYPDEKYDCHGVYSGSAFIEDDKLYIYYTGNVKLLGIHDYIESGREANTMLTVTEDGINFSEKECLMEMKDYPKDITNHIRDPKVWKENDSYYMVQGARKYGIDRNNDIGEVLLFSSKDKRKWTHTSTIHTKDIFGYMWECPDLFNLDGQDILITCPQGVKQVESIYENLYLSGYFLINDDYKNKESIEVNNFTILDRGFDFYAPQTFLDENGNRVIIGWMGVPDTEDIHKNLTVDYGWQHCLTIPRELSFKNGKLYQKPHRNLEKLREKKIFENKYSNNTLSDNLIYNDISSYEVIIDNIKIDNNINSFEIIISEGLCAKYKDNKFILEFIGDTGKTIGGGRNKRSSYLENLKNIRIMADTSSLELFINDGELAFTTRYYPLEYSFKILGEMNITIYKLSGFNFNP, encoded by the coding sequence ATGAATCTAGTCAGTAAGATTTTTAAAGAAGCTATAATAAAAAAAGAAAATGAATACTTAGCAAAAAACAACAAGGATAAATGGAGATTAAATTTTCATATAATGCCTCCAGTAGGCTGGCTTAATGATCCTAACGGATTATCATATTTCAAAGGAATATACAATATATTCTTTCAATATTCCCCATTCGAAACAGAAGGCGGATTAAAATTTTGGGGACATTATCAAACTAAAGATTTAATCAATTATAAATATGTGGGAGTTTCTATATATCCAGATGAAAAATATGATTGTCATGGAGTGTATTCAGGTTCTGCATTCATAGAAGATGATAAACTATATATTTATTATACTGGAAATGTAAAACTTTTAGGCATTCATGACTATATAGAAAGCGGAAGAGAAGCTAATACCATGCTTACAGTTACTGAAGATGGTATTAACTTCTCAGAAAAAGAATGCCTTATGGAAATGAAAGACTATCCTAAAGATATAACTAATCATATAAGAGACCCAAAAGTATGGAAAGAAAATGACTCTTATTATATGGTTCAAGGTGCTAGAAAATACGGCATTGACAGAAATAATGATATAGGAGAAGTACTCCTATTTTCTTCCAAAGATAAAAGAAAATGGACACATACAAGTACTATACATACAAAAGATATTTTCGGGTATATGTGGGAATGTCCAGACTTGTTTAATTTAGACGGTCAGGATATTTTAATAACATGTCCTCAGGGTGTAAAACAAGTTGAAAGCATATACGAAAACTTATACCTTTCTGGATATTTTTTGATTAATGATGATTATAAAAATAAAGAATCTATTGAAGTTAATAATTTTACTATATTAGACAGAGGTTTTGATTTTTATGCTCCTCAGACATTTTTAGATGAAAATGGCAATAGAGTTATTATAGGCTGGATGGGCGTTCCAGATACAGAAGATATTCATAAAAATTTAACAGTTGACTACGGTTGGCAACATTGTCTTACAATACCAAGAGAACTAAGTTTCAAAAATGGAAAACTATATCAAAAACCACATAGAAATTTAGAAAAATTAAGAGAGAAAAAAATATTTGAAAATAAATACTCTAATAATACATTATCAGATAATCTAATTTATAACGATATTAGTTCTTATGAAGTTATAATCGACAATATAAAAATTGATAATAATATAAATAGCTTTGAAATTATTATCTCAGAAGGACTTTGTGCAAAATATAAAGATAATAAGTTTATATTAGAGTTTATAGGAGATACTGGCAAAACAATAGGCGGAGGCAGAAATAAAAGAAGTTCCTATTTAGAAAATCTTAAAAACATTAGGATAATGGCAGATACTTCATCTTTAGAATTATTTATTAATGACGGAGAATTAGCATTCACTACAAGGTATTATCCTTTAGAATATTCTTTTAAAATTCTAGGTGAAATGAATATAACTATATATAAACTTTCTGGTTTTAATTTTAATCCTTAA
- the greA gene encoding transcription elongation factor GreA: protein MAKPITKEGYDKVKAKLAELKAEFETLPAIIAEAREKGDLKENAEYHAAKEKQGLLNAQISKLEGDLAGCEIIDPSSLDKNTVTFGKRVKVKDKNRNAVFEYRIVGELEADMSKNEITIVTPIAKGLLAKKVGDVVTIKVPAGDKVLEILEINI from the coding sequence ATGGCAAAACCAATAACAAAAGAAGGATATGACAAAGTAAAGGCAAAACTAGCTGAACTTAAAGCAGAGTTTGAAACTTTACCGGCTATTATTGCAGAAGCAAGAGAAAAAGGCGATTTAAAAGAAAATGCTGAATATCATGCTGCAAAAGAAAAACAAGGATTATTAAATGCTCAGATATCAAAGCTCGAAGGGGATTTAGCAGGCTGTGAAATAATAGACCCTTCTTCTTTAGATAAAAATACTGTAACTTTCGGAAAAAGAGTAAAGGTAAAAGATAAAAACAGAAATGCTGTTTTTGAATACAGAATAGTAGGCGAATTAGAAGCTGATATGAGCAAAAATGAAATAACTATAGTAACTCCTATTGCTAAAGGTTTATTAGCAAAAAAAGTCGGAGATGTAGTTACTATAAAAGTACCTGCTGGTGATAAAGTTTTAGAGATATTAGAAATTAATATATAA
- the glgA gene encoding glycogen synthase GlgA encodes MSKMKVMIASSEAAPFIKTGGLADVVGSLPIYLKKLGVEACVVLPKYRDINFQDCYLENVLPTMGVWMGNGEEWCSVFKTVKDGIDFYFIEHHSFFSRDGLYHDASFNDYQDNAWRFGFFSRAALQLCKDLQLNVDVVHANDWQTAAIPAYIKTWHWNDPVGHAASLLTIHNANYQGIYSANTTYDYLGLGWNNFSSDTFEDHGNINFLKGGIFFADVVTTVSPTYAKEISSPYGGHGMAPYLQNKTTSFFGILNGIDEDVWSPEKDKFIPANYSANSMEGKKICKKELQKRFLLEEDDDVVLIGAIGRFVDQKGYHFIASIIDPLINNMKVQFCILGTGDKGLEGFFGDLPKRYPGRVGSYIGYSNELSHLIEAGCDLFVMPSLFEPCGLNQMYSLRYGTLPIVHATGGLEDTVENYNEQTGEGTGFKFYDSNPSALYNTIGWAVSVYYDHRDRFNEMQQRGMKIDNSWEKSAKEYVKAYELAILNKNNYDKNCGL; translated from the coding sequence ATGTCAAAAATGAAAGTTATGATAGCATCTTCAGAAGCTGCCCCATTTATAAAAACAGGAGGACTTGCCGATGTTGTTGGTTCTTTACCTATATATTTAAAAAAATTAGGTGTAGAAGCATGCGTAGTACTTCCGAAATACAGAGATATTAATTTTCAGGACTGCTACCTAGAAAATGTTCTACCTACTATGGGAGTATGGATGGGTAACGGCGAAGAATGGTGTTCTGTATTTAAGACAGTAAAAGACGGAATAGATTTTTATTTTATAGAGCATCATAGTTTCTTCAGCAGGGACGGACTTTATCATGATGCTTCTTTTAATGATTATCAGGATAATGCTTGGAGATTCGGATTTTTCTCAAGAGCAGCTTTACAGTTATGCAAAGATTTGCAGCTTAATGTTGATGTTGTACATGCTAATGATTGGCAGACTGCAGCAATTCCAGCTTATATAAAAACTTGGCACTGGAATGACCCAGTGGGACATGCAGCAAGTCTTCTTACAATACATAATGCCAATTATCAAGGCATATACAGTGCAAATACAACTTATGACTATTTAGGTTTAGGCTGGAATAATTTTAGTTCAGACACTTTTGAAGATCATGGAAACATCAATTTCCTTAAAGGCGGTATATTCTTTGCAGATGTAGTCACAACAGTAAGCCCTACTTATGCCAAAGAAATTTCTTCTCCTTACGGCGGTCATGGTATGGCTCCTTATTTACAAAATAAAACTACAAGTTTCTTTGGAATACTTAACGGTATTGATGAAGATGTTTGGTCGCCTGAAAAAGATAAATTTATACCTGCTAATTATTCTGCTAATAGTATGGAAGGTAAAAAAATATGCAAAAAAGAACTTCAAAAAAGATTCCTTCTTGAAGAAGATGATGATGTTGTATTAATAGGTGCTATTGGTAGATTTGTTGATCAAAAAGGATATCATTTTATAGCTTCTATAATAGATCCTTTAATCAATAATATGAAAGTTCAATTCTGCATACTAGGTACTGGAGATAAGGGATTAGAAGGTTTCTTCGGTGATTTGCCTAAAAGATATCCGGGCAGAGTTGGCTCTTATATAGGATACAGCAATGAATTATCTCACTTAATAGAAGCAGGATGCGATTTGTTTGTAATGCCTTCTTTATTTGAACCTTGCGGACTTAATCAGATGTATTCTTTAAGATATGGTACTTTACCTATTGTACATGCTACTGGAGGACTTGAAGATACAGTAGAAAATTATAATGAACAGACTGGAGAAGGTACTGGTTTTAAATTCTATGATTCTAATCCATCAGCATTGTATAATACTATAGGATGGGCTGTAAGTGTTTATTATGATCATAGGGACAGATTTAATGAAATGCAGCAAAGAGGAATGAAAATAGATAACTCTTGGGAAAAAAGTGCTAAAGAATATGTTAAAGCATATGAACTTGCTATTTTAAATAAAAATAACTACGATAAAAATTGCGGATTATAA
- a CDS encoding DJ-1/PfpI family protein has product MGKTNNILYVMSGQNFQDEEYFESKKIFESAGYKTKVSSTFIGTAQGKLGGMTNIDLLFSEVDAVEFDAVVFVGGIGCITLWDDWRTQGLAKLFLDNQKIVAGIGSGVVIMANAKILEEINVTCLSADESHVRHGNANIMSENVVVSGNIVTANGPTSSKDFANAVVGVLNSLS; this is encoded by the coding sequence ATGGGAAAAACTAATAATATTTTATATGTAATGTCTGGTCAGAATTTTCAAGACGAAGAATATTTTGAAAGCAAGAAAATTTTTGAAAGTGCAGGATATAAAACAAAAGTATCATCTACATTCATAGGTACTGCTCAGGGTAAATTAGGCGGTATGACTAATATAGATTTACTATTTAGTGAGGTTGATGCTGTAGAATTTGATGCTGTTGTATTTGTAGGAGGTATAGGCTGTATTACTTTATGGGACGACTGGCGTACTCAGGGACTTGCTAAATTATTTTTAGATAATCAAAAGATAGTGGCTGGTATAGGAAGCGGTGTTGTTATTATGGCTAATGCTAAAATACTTGAAGAAATTAATGTTACTTGTCTATCTGCTGATGAATCGCATGTAAGACATGGTAATGCTAATATAATGTCTGAAAATGTTGTAGTATCTGGAAATATAGTTACGGCAAATGGTCCTACATCTTCTAAAGATTTTGCTAATGCTGTTGTTGGAGTATTAAACAGTTTATCTTAA
- a CDS encoding Cof-type HAD-IIB family hydrolase encodes MIKAVFFDIDGTLVSFNTHKISELSKKAIRELREKGIKVFIASGRALFQIDNLEDLEFDGFILLNGCSCIVKENNSMKEIYKVSINKDDLFSLMNYLNNDRFPCTVITTDNIFLNYADDVINMLYGMANVKIPKTIDFNEYIKNNYEEIVQLNIFADENKEKYLMENILKNSISSRWHFSFADVNPKGGGKDIGIDKIIEHYKIDLSETMAFGDGGNDLGMIKHAAVGVAMGNANENVKEAADYITDSVDDEGVYKALKHFNLID; translated from the coding sequence ATGATAAAAGCAGTATTTTTTGATATAGACGGTACTTTAGTTAGTTTTAATACACACAAAATATCTGAATTATCTAAAAAAGCTATCAGAGAACTTAGAGAAAAAGGTATAAAAGTTTTTATAGCAAGCGGCAGAGCTTTATTTCAAATAGATAATTTGGAAGATTTAGAGTTTGACGGATTTATATTACTTAACGGATGCAGTTGTATAGTTAAAGAAAATAACAGCATGAAAGAAATATATAAAGTTTCAATAAATAAAGATGATTTATTTTCTTTAATGAACTATCTTAATAATGACAGATTTCCCTGCACTGTTATAACAACCGATAACATATTTCTCAATTATGCTGATGATGTTATAAATATGCTTTATGGTATGGCTAATGTAAAAATTCCAAAAACTATAGATTTTAACGAATATATAAAAAATAATTATGAAGAAATTGTTCAGCTTAATATATTTGCAGATGAGAATAAAGAAAAATATTTAATGGAAAACATACTAAAAAATAGTATATCAAGCAGATGGCATTTTTCATTTGCTGATGTTAATCCTAAAGGCGGCGGAAAAGATATAGGGATAGATAAGATTATAGAGCATTATAAAATAGACTTATCTGAAACAATGGCTTTCGGAGACGGTGGAAATGATTTAGGAATGATTAAGCATGCCGCTGTAGGAGTTGCTATGGGAAATGCTAATGAAAATGTGAAAGAAGCGGCTGACTATATTACTGACAGTGTTGATGATGAAGGAGTTTATAAAGCACTTAAGCATTTTAATTTGATAGATTAG
- a CDS encoding Cof-type HAD-IIB family hydrolase, protein MIKAVFFDIDGTLVSFNTHKISYSSKEAIKQLKDKGIKVFIATGRIKKHINNLDNLEFDGYITANGFDCYIGEKSIYRHSIAREEIYSLMDYLKNKENFPCSIMMNSGIFINYITKEVEEVSKSINLPIPAVDNYYEFLEQNIDDILQINLFVDEKKEKELMKNIFKNCESSRWHPAFTDVNTKGGGKHIGIDKIIEHYKIDISETMSFGDGGNDITMIEHSAIGVAMGNANKEVKLAADYITDDVDNDGIYNALKHFNIL, encoded by the coding sequence ATGATAAAAGCAGTATTTTTTGACATAGACGGTACTTTAGTTAGTTTTAATACGCATAAAATTTCATATTCTTCAAAAGAGGCTATTAAACAATTAAAAGATAAAGGAATAAAAGTATTTATAGCAACTGGAAGAATAAAAAAGCATATAAATAATTTGGACAATTTAGAGTTTGACGGATATATAACAGCAAATGGTTTTGACTGCTATATAGGAGAAAAGTCTATTTACAGACACTCTATAGCAAGAGAAGAAATTTATTCTTTAATGGACTATCTTAAAAATAAGGAAAACTTCCCCTGCTCTATTATGATGAACAGCGGAATATTTATTAATTATATTACTAAAGAAGTAGAAGAAGTTTCAAAATCAATAAACCTACCAATACCTGCTGTAGATAATTATTATGAGTTTTTAGAACAAAATATAGATGATATTCTGCAGATAAATCTGTTTGTAGATGAAAAAAAAGAAAAAGAACTTATGAAAAATATATTTAAAAACTGCGAATCCAGCAGATGGCACCCAGCTTTTACTGATGTAAATACTAAAGGCGGCGGAAAGCATATAGGAATAGATAAGATTATAGAACATTATAAAATAGATATATCTGAAACAATGTCTTTTGGAGACGGAGGAAATGATATCACTATGATAGAGCATTCTGCCATAGGTGTAGCTATGGGTAATGCCAATAAAGAAGTAAAACTAGCAGCAGACTATATTACTGATGATGTTGATAATGACGGTATTTATAATGCCTTAAAACATTTTAATATATTATAA
- a CDS encoding glucose-1-phosphate adenylyltransferase codes for MRAFNTVALILGGGRGTRLYPLVKARSKPAVSLGGQYRMIDIPVSNCINSGFRNIYVITQFNSASLNNHIYNAYRFDNFSGGHVSILAAEQTDTNIDWYQGTADAVRKNLSHFDKEYVNNVVILSGDQVYRMNYNVMLQHMLETGADIVVGTVPVVREDAKGFGVMLVNKRGQITNFHEKPKEDDTLNALKLSEEQKKMFNIEDPNKEYLASMGIYVFRHSVLKELLADVSMIDFGKDIIPEAIKRYKVYSYAFQGYWEDVGTIKAYFEANISFGSKNPPFDFYDENAPIYTHVRYLSPSKVEKASITSSIIADGCRIENATIKESVIGVRSVVQSGSTLERVVMMGSDYYEDNDDIERLNVKHIPKIGIGKKCTLKNVIIDKNVRIGNDVVITNKKKIQHQDSEFYCIRDGIVILPKNTIVKSGTII; via the coding sequence ATGAGAGCATTTAATACTGTTGCCTTGATACTTGGCGGAGGAAGGGGAACAAGACTTTATCCATTAGTAAAAGCACGTTCAAAACCTGCTGTATCTTTGGGCGGTCAATACAGAATGATAGACATACCAGTATCCAACTGTATTAACAGCGGATTTAGAAATATTTATGTAATTACACAATTTAATAGTGCTTCTTTAAACAATCACATATACAATGCTTATAGATTTGATAACTTCTCTGGCGGGCATGTAAGTATACTTGCTGCAGAGCAAACCGATACTAATATAGACTGGTATCAAGGTACTGCCGATGCAGTTAGAAAAAATCTTTCTCACTTTGATAAAGAATATGTTAATAATGTTGTAATACTTTCAGGAGACCAAGTTTACCGTATGAATTATAATGTTATGCTTCAGCATATGTTGGAAACTGGTGCCGATATAGTAGTAGGTACTGTTCCAGTAGTAAGAGAAGATGCTAAAGGTTTTGGTGTTATGCTTGTTAATAAAAGAGGTCAAATCACCAATTTCCATGAAAAACCTAAAGAAGATGATACTCTTAATGCTTTAAAATTAAGCGAAGAACAGAAAAAAATGTTTAATATAGAAGATCCTAATAAAGAATATTTAGCTTCTATGGGTATTTATGTATTCAGACATAGCGTACTTAAAGAACTTTTAGCCGATGTATCTATGATAGATTTCGGTAAAGATATAATACCTGAAGCTATAAAAAGATATAAAGTATACAGCTATGCATTCCAAGGATATTGGGAAGATGTAGGAACTATCAAAGCATATTTTGAGGCTAATATATCTTTCGGAAGTAAAAATCCTCCGTTCGATTTCTATGATGAAAATGCACCTATATATACTCATGTGCGATACTTATCACCTTCAAAAGTTGAGAAAGCAAGCATAACTTCAAGTATAATAGCCGACGGATGCCGAATAGAAAATGCAACTATTAAAGAATCTGTAATAGGTGTGCGTTCTGTTGTTCAAAGCGGCTCTACTTTGGAAAGAGTTGTTATGATGGGAAGTGACTATTATGAAGATAATGATGATATTGAAAGACTTAATGTAAAACATATTCCTAAAATAGGTATAGGTAAAAAATGCACTCTTAAAAATGTTATAATAGATAAAAATGTCAGAATAGGAAATGATGTTGTTATTACAAATAAAAAGAAAATACAGCATCAGGACAGTGAGTTTTACTGTATAAGAGATGGTATAGTAATACTTCCAAAAAATACAATAGTGAAAAGCGGTACAATAATATAA
- a CDS encoding RluA family pseudouridine synthase — translation MKKAKNKLHLNTEEIYQKSVIRKCRIEENIDDSIRLDKYMGDRFSYYSRNKWQDLIGQGLVLLNGKKVKYTRTINKGDEIEYHIIGMKEPEVDKNVTIIYDDGDLIIANKPANLPVIPSGKYYHNTLHTIVKQMLNCNINMLNRIDRETSGCVVMSRGHETASKFCAMIARRKNTKKKIKKTYIAVVENAKNIEDNFIVEGYMLESGHEYYRRFQTLHKENIEGSKYSKTAFKTIKRLGDYAIVMARLYTGRMHQIRVHLYSKNLYMVGDKIYGKYGPKVFDDFIEKNIIPEGFFHRQALHAYSLEFNHPINDKLIKIKAPLAKDLKEFIKKIKNI, via the coding sequence ATGAAAAAAGCTAAAAATAAATTGCATTTAAATACAGAAGAAATATACCAAAAATCTGTTATAAGAAAATGCCGTATAGAAGAAAATATTGATGATAGTATAAGATTAGATAAATATATGGGAGATAGATTTTCTTATTATTCAAGAAATAAATGGCAGGATTTAATAGGACAAGGTTTGGTACTCTTAAACGGAAAAAAAGTAAAATATACTAGAACTATAAATAAAGGCGATGAAATAGAGTATCATATTATAGGAATGAAAGAACCTGAAGTTGATAAAAATGTTACTATTATATATGATGACGGAGATTTAATAATAGCAAATAAGCCTGCTAATCTTCCTGTTATACCTTCTGGTAAATATTATCATAATACACTTCATACCATTGTCAAACAAATGCTTAATTGCAATATAAACATGTTAAACAGAATAGACAGAGAAACAAGCGGATGTGTTGTTATGTCAAGAGGACATGAAACTGCATCTAAATTCTGTGCTATGATTGCAAGGAGAAAAAATACTAAAAAGAAAATAAAGAAAACTTATATTGCTGTAGTGGAAAATGCTAAGAATATTGAAGATAATTTTATAGTAGAAGGTTATATGCTTGAAAGCGGACATGAATATTACAGACGTTTTCAAACTTTGCATAAAGAAAATATAGAAGGTTCAAAATATTCTAAAACAGCATTTAAAACTATAAAACGTTTAGGTGATTATGCTATTGTTATGGCAAGATTATATACTGGAAGAATGCATCAGATAAGGGTTCATCTTTACTCAAAAAATCTTTATATGGTTGGAGATAAAATATATGGTAAATACGGACCTAAAGTTTTTGATGATTTTATAGAAAAAAATATTATACCTGAAGGATTTTTTCACAGACAGGCTTTGCATGCTTATAGTTTGGAGTTTAATCACCCTATTAATGATAAATTAATAAAGATTAAAGCTCCTTTGGCAAAAGATTTAAAAGAGTTTATAAAAAAGATAAAAAATATATAA
- a CDS encoding PepSY-like domain-containing protein, whose translation MKKLSILFLSLMVLSASSLFADDWVVPPSALPANAASFIQRVFPGVQIWKVERDGRKFDVKLSNGVSIDFLGNGDWENIDSEYAPIPDAAFPPAVVQAVKNAYPQAAIIDAEKEWGNYKIKLNNMMEVMVTGNGQIMGQKFDD comes from the coding sequence ATGAAAAAATTATCTATTTTATTTTTATCACTAATGGTATTATCAGCTTCAAGCCTTTTTGCTGATGACTGGGTAGTTCCGCCTTCTGCTTTACCTGCAAATGCTGCATCATTTATACAAAGAGTATTTCCGGGTGTTCAGATATGGAAAGTGGAAAGAGACGGAAGGAAATTTGATGTTAAATTATCAAACGGAGTATCTATAGACTTTTTAGGAAATGGTGATTGGGAAAATATAGACAGTGAATATGCTCCTATACCAGATGCTGCTTTTCCTCCTGCTGTTGTACAGGCTGTAAAAAATGCTTATCCTCAGGCTGCTATAATAGATGCTGAAAAAGAATGGGGAAACTACAAAATAAAATTAAATAATATGATGGAAGTTATGGTAACAGGTAATGGTCAGATTATGGGACAAAAATTTGATGACTAA
- a CDS encoding dicarboxylate/amino acid:cation symporter, with translation MKSSFWKNYKFPILLVSGVVIGSILGIILKEKAAVLKPFGDVFINILFTVVVPLIFLSITNSIIQMDDMKRLGKIVASMFVVFIITGLIAATIMIITVRVFNPAEGFQIPITQVEEPNPPKVSEQLVKMITVTDFKDLLSISNMLPLIVFSLFFGFSIKLVGEKAKPLVAVIDGATLALMKLVSIIMYYAPIGLGAYFANLVGKFGPELIGTYARACAVYYPAAFLYFIIFFPIYGYIAAGKYGVKSMKHLITPMITSLSTQSSIATLPINLEASEKIGISEDVRNIVLPIGATAHMDGTCLSGILKIAFLYGVFGMNFTGIEVWIGSIVFVVLAGMANGAIPGGGLISEMLIVSIYGFPPEAFPLIATIGILVDPPATMVNSVGDNVAGMLVSRIVEGKDWFKHAINSSN, from the coding sequence ATGAAAAGTTCTTTCTGGAAAAATTATAAATTCCCTATACTTTTAGTTTCTGGAGTAGTGATTGGAAGTATATTGGGTATAATACTAAAGGAAAAAGCTGCTGTATTAAAACCTTTTGGAGATGTTTTTATTAATATACTTTTTACAGTAGTTGTTCCTTTAATATTTTTATCTATTACAAACTCTATCATTCAGATGGACGATATGAAAAGATTGGGAAAAATAGTAGCTTCAATGTTCGTAGTGTTTATTATTACTGGACTTATTGCTGCAACTATAATGATAATTACAGTAAGAGTATTTAATCCAGCTGAAGGCTTTCAAATACCTATAACTCAGGTAGAAGAGCCTAATCCTCCTAAAGTATCAGAACAGTTGGTAAAAATGATAACAGTTACAGATTTTAAAGATTTGCTTTCTATAAGTAATATGCTTCCTCTTATAGTATTTTCTCTATTTTTTGGTTTTTCTATAAAGCTGGTAGGAGAAAAAGCTAAACCGCTTGTTGCTGTTATTGACGGTGCTACATTAGCATTGATGAAATTGGTAAGTATTATAATGTATTATGCTCCTATAGGTTTGGGTGCTTATTTTGCCAATTTAGTAGGTAAGTTCGGACCAGAATTAATAGGTACTTATGCCAGAGCATGTGCTGTTTATTATCCTGCTGCATTTTTATACTTTATTATTTTCTTCCCTATATACGGTTATATTGCCGCTGGAAAATATGGTGTAAAATCTATGAAGCATTTGATAACTCCTATGATAACATCATTATCAACACAAAGTTCTATTGCTACACTTCCTATAAACTTGGAAGCATCTGAAAAAATAGGAATAAGTGAAGATGTTAGAAATATAGTTTTGCCTATAGGGGCGACTGCTCATATGGACGGAACTTGTTTGAGCGGAATCTTAAAAATAGCTTTTCTTTACGGCGTATTTGGAATGAATTTTACAGGTATTGAAGTTTGGATTGGTTCTATAGTATTTGTTGTACTTGCTGGTATGGCCAATGGTGCAATACCGGGCGGAGGACTTATCAGTGAAATGTTAATAGTTTCTATATACGGTTTTCCTCCAGAGGCTTTCCCTCTAATAGCTACTATTGGTATACTAGTTGACCCTCCTGCTACTATGGTTAATTCTGTTGGTGATAATGTGGCTGGTATGTTAGTTTCAAGAATAGTTGAAGGAAAAGATTGGTTTAAACATGCTATTAATAGCTCTAATTAA